The Hypanus sabinus isolate sHypSab1 chromosome 7, sHypSab1.hap1, whole genome shotgun sequence region TGAACTGTTGAGTAATTCCATGTTTTCTGTTCGTTtgagctttccagcatctgttgtttTCTCTATCACTAGAACAATGAAGGTCTCTCATTTCTCTCTCAAACATAACTATTAACTCATTTAAACAgtttggaaaaaaaagaaaattccaatGTCCTATCTGGGGAAAGATACCCAAAATACCCATTTATAAATTAAATTATAATCAGTCCTGGCAGAATGTGATTTTTTTCCTAATCTGTTAATGCTAATTATCAACTTCATCTCACACTGAGAAAATAGTTAATTTTCATTAATAGTAAGAAATTAGTAATGCAAAACGATGATCAGAGAAATCTTTTAAAATTAAGCAGACAACCTGAGGAAGATGCTTGTGCTTTGCACTTTGTTTGCGAATGTAACTATAAAACAATCATAATGATTTAAAGGAGGTAAGATTCATATGACTAATCTGTGGATATTTACTTTATATTGAGGCTCtttatattttaaattaaaaaagGAGCTGCTGAGATTGTCTTTTCTCACAGCTTACATTTGATGCGATCATGAAAATTCCAATCAATTATATTCAAAACAAATGTGTCAAAGTAATGTTTATGCCAAAATTATTAAATAAATTCTGCCAAGCCTAGTTATAATGCATATTTAAGCTCATAATGTCTAGCCATTCACTGTTCCATCAAATGTCACTACAACCTTgacgttgggtttggaggcttgtgtgtttTAAGGACCCAGAGAGCCATGctggctggaatcagggctttacgctttggctcttggtggggtcatccatgtcaaacaggttaaagagtagaggccagacAGTGGTCCACCGGTCCACCAGGTTTGGGGGTACAGCTCAGGGTTAacgaccctgactggtaaaacaaaactccGAAGGAAGCAGCAACGAGGAATCCTTCTATatttgagtgtgacagtattcctgagtctccccCAGGGActtacatgactgacagtagtgaaaacccagAGGAAGCTAGGCGAGGGAAGCCCTGAAGATTGcaagagatggagggccttcattccTGCCCCGAACACCAGTGACGTAACGAGCAGTAAGCAAACACACACGAATTCCAATTCCCAGCAGGAATGACAGCATTTGAGACTTCCATCGATCAATTTGAAGAGATTAAATTAATTTAACTAACGGCAACAGTAAAAATCTCTGACATCGACATACCATAAAACCAAAACAGCATGCTTCTGACTGAAGATGCATGTCTCAATTTTGTACTTAAAGGAAGTGCAATGTGAATGTAAGCTGATTGACCTTAGCTGGCAGTTAATTCTTGTgaaatttcttcagcatttttccCACCTTCAATATGCACAGTATTTTCCATCTTATTTCGAACTTTTAAGGCATGGTTTTACTTTGAGTAAAAATGTACTTGGAGATCAGAGCTTCTACTGGTGAACTTACTTTGCTTAAAGGAAAATGAGTCTCTCTGGAAACGAGAGTTGATGCAAACAGTCCTAAAATACCCCAGGTAAAAGACGATAAGCCACTTTATCTGTATAACGCCTCCAGTCTTTGCCATATTTGTTCAGGCATCGGTGTTCATCCCTGATACAGCGGTGGACCAGCAAGATAGACATGTAAATAATGTAGAAATATGGCAGGAGGTGTCCAGatccgcaggccaggcagtaaGAAAGGGAGCCCATAAGATCGCCAGTGTAGTTAAGATGGCGTGCCAACCCCCAGAAtccagagatcagcagtttgcTGTGGTGCGTTTTGCCATCGATGGACAAGTAGGTGCATTCAATGTAACTGGGCTTCTTGCCCCATATCTCACAGTTGCCCCCTGTGCGCCGGAAGAGATCCTTCTGGTGGTTGGCCATTCTGAAGATGTAGTAGCCAACCAACCCCAAGAGAAGAACAGCAATTGCTGTTCCAGTTGACAGCTGGACTGGGTTGTAGACGAGATACAGACCCTGTGATGAAGAACTGATCGTTAGCTCCAAACTTATAAATGAGggcatcaaaattcaaagtactttataaaactttggttacgccacatttgaaatattgtattaagttctggtcaccccactgacgttgaggctttggagagggtccagaagaggtttaccaggatgctgcttggttcagagggcatgagaggctggataaacttgggttgttttctctggagcagtgaaggctgaggggagagctgATGGAGGTTTACAAGATCAAGagtggcatagatagggtagacagggtgtacctgtttcccagggttgaaatgtctaatgcctGAGGATATGTATTGAAGCTGAGCGGGGTAGGCTTAAAGAGGATGCGAGGGatgttttttcactcagagagtggtagctgtctggaatgtgctgtctggtGTGATGGCAGAGGCAAAtccattagaggcttttaagagacatttagataggcacatggatgtgaggaagatggagggattagTGCTTGTGATTTGCTTTTTAGGTGctttggcacaacattgcgggctgaagggTCGGTTCCTTGGTGTACTGTTCAATGTaacgtacatttattatcaaagtatgtatactacatACAACATTgatatttgtctccttacaggcaggcacaaaacaaaggaacacaatagaacctattttttaaaaaacacccaatgtacagtgaaaaaaaaatcaaagtctaTAGGTTCTAGAATCAGTTCATagtggtgactgaagttatccacacctgttcaggagcctgacagctgtagtaataactgtccctgaaactggtggtgtaggGCCCaaggcttctgcatctcctgcctGATTGTATTAGTGAGGAAAGTGCCTGGGCTGGATGCTGgtggatctttaatgatggacgctgctttcttgtggcaccactccttgtagatgtgctaagtggtggagagggctttgtcTGTGTTGGTCTGGGATGTCTCCACCACTTTCAGTGGCCTTTTCTGTTTCTGGGCTTTTGGTGTTTCTATACTAGGCTCTGATGCAAcaagttaggatactctccaccatGCACCTGTAGAGGTTTGTGAAAGTTTCTAGTGACCTGCCAAATCTACATAAACCTCTAAGGTAGAGGTGCTGTTCTTTCTTTGAGATGATACTTAAGTGCTGGTCCCAGACTAATCATCGATATTTGGTAGGTTGGGTTTTATTGTCACCGCCTCCCCCCACATTCTGTTactgacgtgggcaatcatggtctcctccatgatcatgattgttctcggcaaatttctacagaagtggtttgccattgccttcttctgggcggtgtctttgCAAGCtaggtaaccccagccattatcaatactcttcagagatcgcctgcttggcatcagtggttgcatcacTAGGACTCGTgatttgcaccagctgctcatatgaccatccaccacctggccccatggcttcacgtgaccctgataggGGGTGGGAATAAGCCGGAGCTACACTTTGCCCAGggctgacctgcaggctagcggaaggaAGGAGTGctctacacctcctttggtagagacgtatctccacttcACCACCCATCCTTAAGATAAAACATATTATTGCCACTTTTCCATCAAGGTGAAGGAATCTGAAAGCAAAGATATCTTAAATTGCCTTACCTGCAGAGTGTAAAGGTACGGAAGCCACACACAGTCTCCCCAGCCCAAGTACCAGCCAAAATGATCGTGGCAGATATCAATCGTCTTTAGGTACCAAGTTTCattccagaagaaatccagcacataAACTGCCTAAGAATATAATAAGTTAATTGCATTACAGAGAATAAATGCATCTTCCAAATTAAAACAGACTGAAATATTTATTCAAGAAACTGAAATATCCTCTACCTGCAACACATTTACTAAGATCATAGAATTGGTCACTTGGCCATACAACTCTTGCTGTTTAGCAGCAAAGGAGAGGTTGATCAGAGTCCATGCTACAATACCAGGTCGGCCATTGAAGAAAAGCTTGAAGTCAAACCACTTCCCTAGGCGTGGATTGAATTCAATCCCCATCATGAAGTcgtagaaaaaattgccagtgAATTTGCTGAGGAAGAAGATTAGACAAGTTTAAGAAGTCTTTATTTCAAACAGATGGTTAAAAGGCAACATACCTGTGGTTAACATTGTTATGTTAAGCGCTAGGTCACACTAGTCCTAGCCTGCTGCCCCAAAACCTGCAGGAGTCATACACATCgactctaagttcaaagtaaatttattattaaagaatgcAAATGTCACCTATCATCCAGTGTAGCCACAGGCTACCGTTAGACAGGTTATGTTCAAAAtaaaccaacccccccccccccccgacaattGTCAGTTCATTCTTACTTCATGAAATGATTCAGTAAGTCTGCATGCTGAGTGTTTACTATAGACTGTTTGAAGGACAACCATTGATAGTAACAAGTCATCACCTGAAAGGCACTTCAAAGCAGACTGCAGATTAAATTCTTACCAATCATTTGCATTGGTGGGGAAGAAATATGCCTTCAACATTGCAAATATTGCCACTGCGTAGCCCAGGATGTTGGCACACCACAGGAGAGGAATCCAATGATCAAATATGATGGTGGCGGAGAACCAGCGCAGATAGTTGGCATTGGCAAACCAGAGACTATGGGTAATAATCCAGGCCTGTAATCCATTGATCTCATATTTATTGATCAGCCCTGCAGGTGTAAAGACACTCGTTAAGGATCATTCTAGATGATGACATATGGGTAGCATAATTAAGGATTAAATAAAAAGAATCAGCCCCCAAGAAATAAAACCTGTTTACAATTTAATGAGACATTCTGATTCTACATAGAGGAAGCCACTTGATCAACACTTCCTGACTTCCAATTAGATGGCGGTTTGATCAGGTGCAGCAGCCTCTGGGGAGCAAACCAAAGGTGTTTTTGTCCTTTTCTCCCCCACCTGCTCAATGGCAGAGGGGCTGGACTTGGTGCGGACCGTGTTACTGCCTGCTACAGGAAGGTACCGAAGGCATCGGAGCCAGTGCACGAAGGGAGCGTGCAGTCTACAGCAAGTGATTACACTGGGTGTTTCTCTTGCGGGCGCAAGACCCTGTAGGACACCGATAATGTAAAATGCTGCAAGTCCATTTCTCTTGTTTATTGGCACGACGATGGCGGGAAGCTGTGAGGCCTCTGTTGCAGCGAGGATTAGGCCCCAAGCGGTTGCTGCAGTCCAGGAGGGGAAAAGCAGAAGGCGGTGTAGTGCCGCGGCTCTGCTCAGTGTTGCCCTCCGGTGTTCAACTGGTGGGATGACAACCTGATTGCATTTGTGTGTA contains the following coding sequences:
- the dhcr7 gene encoding 7-dehydrocholesterol reductase isoform X2; its protein translation is MITTESSAAVKRQRKDSGNGGDPDEKKHLGQWGRAWEVDWFSLASVVFLLLCAPLIVFYFVMSCDQFQCALSGPLLSVYSGKTSISDIWDRAPSFSWTAAKIYTLWICFQVFLYICVPDVCHKLFPGYIGGIQNGACTPAGLINKYEINGLQAWIITHSLWFANANYLRWFSATIIFDHWIPLLWCANILGYAVAIFAMLKAYFFPTNANDCKFTGNFFYDFMMGIEFNPRLGKWFDFKLFFNGRPGIVAWTLINLSFAAKQQELYGQVTNSMILVNVLQAVYVLDFFWNETWYLKTIDICHDHFGWYLGWGDCVWLPYLYTLQGLYLVYNPVQLSTGTAIAVLLLGLVGYYIFRMANHQKDLFRRTGGNCEIWGKKPSYIECTYLSIDGKTHHSKLLISGFWGLARHLNYTGDLMGSLSYCLACGSGHLLPYFYIIYMSILLVHRCIRDEHRCLNKYGKDWRRYTDKVAYRLLPGVF
- the dhcr7 gene encoding 7-dehydrocholesterol reductase isoform X1; this encodes MCRVGIHSWTGGRPTRIHKPTERQPPIFSSTASICRFSRTMITTESSAAVKRQRKDSGNGGDPDEKKHLGQWGRAWEVDWFSLASVVFLLLCAPLIVFYFVMSCDQFQCALSGPLLSVYSGKTSISDIWDRAPSFSWTAAKIYTLWICFQVFLYICVPDVCHKLFPGYIGGIQNGACTPAGLINKYEINGLQAWIITHSLWFANANYLRWFSATIIFDHWIPLLWCANILGYAVAIFAMLKAYFFPTNANDCKFTGNFFYDFMMGIEFNPRLGKWFDFKLFFNGRPGIVAWTLINLSFAAKQQELYGQVTNSMILVNVLQAVYVLDFFWNETWYLKTIDICHDHFGWYLGWGDCVWLPYLYTLQGLYLVYNPVQLSTGTAIAVLLLGLVGYYIFRMANHQKDLFRRTGGNCEIWGKKPSYIECTYLSIDGKTHHSKLLISGFWGLARHLNYTGDLMGSLSYCLACGSGHLLPYFYIIYMSILLVHRCIRDEHRCLNKYGKDWRRYTDKVAYRLLPGVF
- the dhcr7 gene encoding 7-dehydrocholesterol reductase isoform X3 encodes the protein MSCDQFQCALSGPLLSVYSGKTSISDIWDRAPSFSWTAAKIYTLWICFQVFLYICVPDVCHKLFPGYIGGIQNGACTPAGLINKYEINGLQAWIITHSLWFANANYLRWFSATIIFDHWIPLLWCANILGYAVAIFAMLKAYFFPTNANDCKFTGNFFYDFMMGIEFNPRLGKWFDFKLFFNGRPGIVAWTLINLSFAAKQQELYGQVTNSMILVNVLQAVYVLDFFWNETWYLKTIDICHDHFGWYLGWGDCVWLPYLYTLQGLYLVYNPVQLSTGTAIAVLLLGLVGYYIFRMANHQKDLFRRTGGNCEIWGKKPSYIECTYLSIDGKTHHSKLLISGFWGLARHLNYTGDLMGSLSYCLACGSGHLLPYFYIIYMSILLVHRCIRDEHRCLNKYGKDWRRYTDKVAYRLLPGVF